From one Marmota flaviventris isolate mMarFla1 chromosome 1, mMarFla1.hap1, whole genome shotgun sequence genomic stretch:
- the LOC114090377 gene encoding olfactory receptor 10H2-like yields the protein MPGPNYTWASEFILIGFSTFPQQLLPVFFLLFLLMYLFTLLGNLLIMATIWGERSLHTPMYLFLCALSISEILYTLAIIPRMLADLLSAHHSIAFLACASQMFFSFTFGFTHSLLLTVMGYDRFVAIGHPLRYNVLMSPRACACLVAWSWAGGMAVGLVVTTSIFHLTFCGPNEIQHFLCHVPPLLKLACGNNVPTTALGVGLVCITALLGCFLLILLSYTFIVAAILRIPSAEGRHKAFSTCASHLIVVIVHYGFASVIYLKPKGPHSQEGDTLMATTYTVLTPFLSPIIFSLRNKELKNAMKKTFLRKFYSSST from the coding sequence ATGCCGGGGCCAAACTACACCTGGGCGTCTGAGTTCATCCTCATCGGCTTCTCCACCTTCCCACAGCAGCTTCTGCCTgtcttcttcctgctcttcctgctcATGTACCTCTTCACGCTGCTGGGCAACCTGCTCATCATGGCCACCATCTGGGGCGAGCGCagcctccacacccccatgtacctCTTCCTGTGCGCCCTCTCCATCTCCGAGATCCTCTACACCTTGGCCATCATCCCCCGCATGCTGGCTGACCTGCTCTCCGCCCACCACTCCATCGCCTTCCTGGCCTGTGCCAGCCAGATGTTCTTCTCCTTCACATTTGGCTTCACCCACTCCTTGCTGCTCACCGTCATGGGCTATGACCGCTTCGTGGCCATCGGCCACCCGCTGCGCTACAACGTGCTCATGAGCCCCCGTGCCTGTGCCTGCCTGGTGGCCTGGTCCTGGGCAGGTGGCATGGCGGTGGGACTGGTGGTGACAACATCTATTTTCCACCTCACTTTCTGTGGACCCAATGAGATCCAGCATTTCTTATGTCATGTGCCACCTCTGTTGAAGTTGGCCTGTGGGAATAATGTACCAACTACTGCCCTTGGTGTGGGCCTGGTGTGCATCACGGCCCTGCTGGGCtgcttcctcctcatcctcctctcctACACCTTCATCGTGGCTGCCATCTTGAGGATACCATCTGCTGAGGGGCGGCacaaggccttctccacctgtgcctcCCACCTTATTGTGGTGATCGTGCACTACGGCTTTGCCTCTGTCATCTACCTCAAGCCCAAGGGTCCCCACTCTCAGGAAGGCGATACCCTCATGGCCACCACCTACACGGTCCTCACACCCTTTCTCAGCCCCATCATCTTTAGCTTAAGGAACAAGGAGCTGAAGAACGCCATGAAGAAGACCTTCCTCAGGAAATTTTATTCCTCAAGCACCTGA